The Engystomops pustulosus chromosome 4, aEngPut4.maternal, whole genome shotgun sequence genome contains a region encoding:
- the C4H15orf39 gene encoding uncharacterized protein C15orf39 homolog isoform X2, whose protein sequence is MAEKRHFGAVDHMIHNKLSRLEMASQRSTACFGIATTQDLQTCQNFISYPMPDSDGHASSSPWSSTTAYLQYAGSALSEHLQTREASLKCQRPQVERQHNPLQLSDNPNQGSVHHSPSVHGYHLSCPRTCPPIAMPRPVYRSPGNFIDASYGPRSLHPLGACVASQPLCPPAIEWNSGRFAPPTSPLYSPGTKKHLSTSSTYPEVAGSPSSLSRGLAEQNTVYRHRADMSLAVGVSSTYSKKDMFTDACHSVSQQNVQLLYSEGTVPLGRPRTSAFTTPSPKQKNNKPSSYQGNLDHRMGHLYSKNLYNNATNSIHQRLSPFSCSMDSTGSTHNVSGSSGYPNRAQHMHSGYMNGELRVQTSQLDGTLQPSDRAFQINKSMHKTVTEIPVCSPQRAKKWGQSGQLNTDLCGMSNRVDQEMFNSNPRNRSLQEQIPYRDPFTGQGSHAFVQKSRSSVIAPVVSHHEGFSGEHASRHSIRSEESSLNRSIHCMDDGRVSRVCTIENNAASHSSRTHTGIEHGESSVQSPSSASGIGSQYQMHQNNLRIRPDAAEQLPTNQEPPHNNALDADEPKSIPPSGNEDVENPKSPPMPVINDVFSLAPYRAYLEGKAPHPFGSHQESEGENLASNSAFTDSDERTGKAERVSSITKVVHAENKNAVKNQNVECVQNGEVSVENTGTESEVLDLSLKKLPQTGSSSGQQDNSYKNKNALNTVAAENCLGKAKQAAQGHDGYICTDNNRIFHLDHQENFPTQTSHLMVKLSQETCNPPSLSDNQNRLSEDLLCHRQKTPSRVSQASPWQLQENWQPHAAETHKSNLQESPMPSATNSLSSRHQERDYSQNAMRMPMQHQKRCPSQMIEHLSQHLRKKHQSQDNSKVYKFHDGYKSNSNTSVPCLPHDKYSSQVPESLPQQDLSSTRQTLAALPVHSSIQNPSCSGFSLLVNTMQTQTTLVPIILPSAPTVYFTNTMALHTPQPPPVEKPGSGARNPLESCHSQSSPSGSENESNGFHSSKSFMFRKYKMKRFSSSEEETHKDGTDSATKILPNPFSSETVQSLPPSAPESSPALGEANVSLASVGESSLSSSGKHFSELHRSVQSTITSAVARSSTSLLEDWLSKTKEEELSKAPVKTKNSFRSTDQSTDLPGHDIWLDFDGVRLLLHKLLSQLETFMFTRSCPFPHVIRAGAIFIPIHLVKGVLFPDLLGPSVDRILQKHKVELRPTTLSEEKLLRETELKTCSSRMLKLLALKQLPDVYPDLLCLFCRNTIQQELGSRTQSGQHTLK, encoded by the exons AtggctgaaaaaagacactttGGTGCTGTGGATCATATGATTCACAATAAATTATCTCGATTGGAAATGGCATCACAGCGTTCTACAGCCTGTTTTGGGATTGCAACCACACAGGATTTGCAGACATGTCAGAACTTTATATCTTATCCTATGCCTGATAGTGATGGACATGCATCTTCTTCTCCATGGAGCTCTACAACAGCATATTTGCAATATGCAGGCAGTGCCCTGAGTGAACATTTACAAACTAGGGAAGCTTCATTGAAGTGTCAAAGACCACAAGTTGAACGTCAGCATAACCCTCTGCAACTGTCAGATAACCCAAATCAAGGTTCTGTTCACCACAGTCCTTCAGTACATGGTTACCATTTGTCATGCCCACGCACATGCCCTCCAATTGCTATGCCCAGACCTGTTTACAGAAGTCCAGGCAATTTTATTGATGCATCTTATGGTCCAAGGAGTCTGCACCCTTTGGGTGCTTGTGTAGCATCTCAACCACTTTGTCCACCTGCTATAGAATGGAATTCGGGAAGATTTGCCCCTCCAACTTCTCCATTATATTCTCCTGGAACCAAAAAGCACCTCTCCACCTCTAGCACTTACCCTGAAGTAGCTGGGAGCCCATCCTCTTTGTCAAGGGGCTTAGCTGAACAAAATACAGTGTATAGACACCGAGCTGATATGAGCCTTGCAGTGGGGGTTTCTTCAACATATTCCAAAAAAGACATGTTCACAGATGCCTGCCATTCTGTGTCTCAACAAAATGTTCAGCTTCTGTATAGTGAAGGCACTGTACCATTAGGAAGGCCGAGAACCTCGGCCTTTACCACTCCCTCTCCAAAGCAGAAAAACAATAAACCTAGTTCCTATCAAGGTAACTTAGACCATCGAATGGGGCATTTGTATTCAAAGAATCTCTACAATAATGCAACAAACAGTATCCACCAAAGATTGTCTCCATTTTCTTGCAGTATGGATTCAACAGGGTCTACTCACAATGTAAGCGGAAGCTCAGGTTATCCAAATAGAGCACAACATATGCATTCAGGGTATATGAATGGAGAGCTAAGAGTACAAACATCTCAACTTGATGGAACTTTACAACCAAGTGACAGAGCCTTCCAAATAAACAAAAGTATGCACAAGACTGTTACAGAGATTCCAGTGTGCTCACCTCAAAGAGCTAAAAAATGGGGTCAGTCTGGTCAGTTGAATACAGATCTATGTGGGATGTCTAACAGAGTAGACCAGGAAATGTTCAACTCAAACCCAAGAAATAGGAGTTTGCAGGAACAAATTCCCTATCGAGATCCTTTTACAGGACAGGGTTCACATGCTTTTGTTCAAAAAAGTAGAAGTTCTGTTATTGCCCCAGTTGTTTCCCATCATGAAGGTTTTTCTGGTGAACATGCTAGTAGGCATTCAATTAGGTCGGAAGAATCTTCTTTGAATCGCTCAATCCATTGTATGGATGATGGTAGAGTTAGTCGTGTTTGTACAATAGAAAACAATGCCGCAAGTCATAGCAGTAGAACACACACAGGTATAGAACATGGAGAATCATCTgttcaaagtccatcttctgccTCTGGAATTGGCAGCCAATATCAGATGCATCAAAATAACTTACGGATAAGGCCTGATGCAGCTGAACAGTTACCTACCAACCAGGAACCTCCGCATAATAATGCTTTAGATGCTGATGAACCAAAATCTATTCCTCCTTCAGGCAATGAAGATGTTGAAAATCCAAAATCCCCACCAATGCCAGTTATTAATGATGTGTTTAGCCTTGCCCCATACCGTGCTTATTTGGAAGGCAAAGCTCCTCATCCTTTTGGTTCTCATCAAGAATCTGAAGGGGAAAATCTAGCATCTAACTCTGCTTTCACAGATTCTGATGAAAGGACAGGTAAAGCAGAAAGGGTTTCTAGCATCACTAAAGTAGTACATGCTGAGAATAAGAATGCTGTAAAAAATCAAAACGTAGAATGTGTACAAAATGGTGAAGTGTCAGTAGAAAATACTGGCACAGAATCGGAGGTTCTGGATCTTAGTTTAAAAAAGTTACCTCAGACAGGTTCTTCAAGTGGCCAGCAGGATAATTCATACAAGAACAAAAATGCCTTAAATACTGTTGCCGCAGAAAATTGCTTAGGTAAAGCTAAACAAGCAGCCCAGGGTCATGATGGCTACATATGTACAGATAACAATAGAATTTTCCATTTGGATCATCAGGAAAACTTTCCTACTCAAACCTCTCACTTAATGGTAAAATTGAGTCAAGAAACCTGCAACCCACCTTCTTTGAGTGACAATCAGAATAGACTGTCTGAGGACTTGCTCTGCCACAGGCAGAAAACTCCCTCTCGGGTCAGCCAGGCATCTCCTTGGCAGCTTCAGGAAAACTGGCAGCCTCATGCTGCAGAAACGCACAAGAGCAATCTACAGGAAAGCCCCATGCCTTCAGCCACTAACAGTCTGTCCAGTCGACATCAGGAGAGGGACTATTCACAAAATGCTATGAGAATGCCCATGCAGCATCAAAAAAGATGCCCATCTCAGATGATTGAACACTTATCACAACATCTTCGTAAGAAACACCAATCTCAAGATAACAGCAAAGTTTATAAATTTCATGATGGTTACAAATCAAATTCCAACACAAGTGTGCCATGCCTACCTCATGATAAGTATTCTTCTCAGGTACCTGAAAGCTTGCCACAACAAGACCTTTCCAGTACAAGGCAAACTTTAGCAGCTTTACCTGTTCATAGTTCTATACAAAATCCCAGTTGCTCAGGATTTTCTCTCCTTGTAAATACCATGCAAACTCAAACCACCCTTGTGCCTATTATACTTCCCTCTGCACCTACTGTATACTTTACAAATACTATGGCATTACACACCCCACAACCACCACCTGTTGAGAAACCTGGGTCAGGTGCAAGAAATCCTCTTGAATCCTGCCATTCACAGTCTTCACCCTCAGGTTCAGAAAATGAAAGCAATGGCTTCCACAGTTCAAAATCATTTATGTTTCGGAAGTACAAAATGAAGAGGTTTTCCTCGTCTGAAGAGGAAACGCATAAAGATGGTACTGACTCGGCTACCAAAATTCTGCCTAATCCATTTTCATCCGAAACTGTACAGTCCCTGCCTCCCAGTGCACCTGAATCCTCTCCAGCTCTAGGAGAAGCGAATGTGTCTTTGGCAAGTGTTGGAGAATCATCTCTTAGTAGCTCTGGTAAACACTTCTCTGAACTTCACCGTTCTGTGCAGAGCACCATCACTAGCGCTGTAGCTAGATCTTCTACCAGTTTATTAGAGGACTGGCTATCAAAGACAAAGGAGGAAGAGTTAAGCAAGGCACCTGTAAAGACCAAGAATAGTTTTAGGTCAACCGACCAATCTACAGATTTGCCAGGCCATGATATATGGCTTGATTTCGATGGGGTTCGTTTACTACTTCATAAGCTGCTGTCCCAATTAGAAACATTCATGTTTACTCGGAGTTGTCCTTTTCCTCATGTGATACGAGCTGGGGCAATctttatccctatccatcttgtAAAAGGAGTTTTGTTCCCAGATTTGCTTGGTCCTTCAGTGGATAGAATATTGCAGAAGCACAAGGTAGAACTTCGTCCAACTACTTTGTCTGAAGAAAAACTACTCCGAGAGACTGAGCTAAAGACTTGTTCTTCTCGCATGTTAAAACTACTTGCCCTTAAGCAACTGCCTGATGTGTATCCAGACTTGCTGTGTCTGTTTTGTAGAAACACTATACAACAGGAGCTTG GTTCCCGTACACAGTCTGGGCAGCATACACTCAA